One Vicugna pacos chromosome X, VicPac4, whole genome shotgun sequence DNA window includes the following coding sequences:
- the TSPYL2 gene encoding testis-specific Y-encoded-like protein 2 isoform X1 — translation MDRPDEGPPAKARRLSSSEPPLDELPPPPPPPPPPLLRLPLPPPQQRPRLREETEAAQVLADMRGVGLGPALPPPPPYVILEEGGIRAYFTLGAGGPGWEPAIESGYGGAPPPTESLETLSPSEVSGGSLEIDFQVTEPSSFAGEKALETCGAGGRGYQRLAGLRGREETVIIVEDDDEDEKESVRKRRRRRRRKPRKVKKESREKNAEKIECILQALENIQLDLEAVNIKAGKAFLRLKRKFIQMRRPFLERRDLIIQHIPGFWVKAFLNHPKISILINQRDEDIFRYLTNLQVQDLRHISMGYKMKLYFQTNPYFTNMVIVKEFQRNRSGRLVSHSTPIRWHRGQEPQAHRHRNQDASHSFFSWFSNHSLPEADRIAEIIKNDLWVNPVRYYMMGEGGYRASRKKQEKEERLPYSKNMDECEVVIVEDSDDYHIMEDIIGDTSDSDGITDNETIHDIKISDFMETTDCFETTDNEITDISESLCDSECPDHNESLDNETTDNNESPDDNETTDNNESADDNETTDNNESTDDNHESPDDNENPDDNSENPEDNTDDNEENPEDNEENIDDNEENADGDENPNGDDENPKGGNHSSNSNNQDSSDSDNEGDNEGSDIEDNDGNEGDNEGSDDDGNEGDNEGSDDDDRDIEYYENDIEDFGRDHRNSTNRDDYEDEVENISESESSVEEEEEEGSEEGSDQEGEYSEDEEGIEEEEEGIEDSEGGEDSEDSDMEEVLQVQNPWANLGKRGKTG, via the exons ATGGACCGCCCGGATGAGGGGCCCCCGGCCAAGGCCCGCCGCCTCAGTAGCTCCGAGCCCCCTCTGGAcgagctgccgccgccgccgccgccgcctccgccgcctctcCTGCGCCTTCCCCTGCCTCCACCTCAGCAGCGCCCGAGGCTCCGGGAGGAAACCGAGGCGGCACAGGTGCTGGCTGACATGAGGGGGGTGGGACTGGGCCCCGCTCTGCCCCCGCCGCCGCCCTATGTCATTCTGGAGGAGGGGGGTATCCGCGCGTACTTcaccctgggggctgggggtcccGGCTGGGAGCCCGCGATCGAGTCAGGATACGGGGGGGCGCCGCCTCCCACGGAGAGCCTGgaaactctctctccctcggaGGTTTCGGGGGGAAGCCTGGAGATTGACTTCCAGGTGACGGAGCCCAGCAGCTTTGCAGGAGAGAAGGCCCTAGAAACCTGTGGCGCAGGGGGGCGGGGGTACCAGAGGTTAGCCGGtctgagagggagggaagagaccGTCATCATCGTGGAAGACGACGacgaagatgaaaaggaaagtgtgaggaagaggaggaggaggaggaggaggaagcccaGGAAGGTGAAGAaggaaagcagagagaagaaCGCCGAGAAGATAGAGTGCATCCTGCAGGCGCTGGAAAACATTCAGCTGGACCTGGAGGCGGTGAATATCAAGGCGGGCAAGGCCTTCCTCCGTCTCAAGCGCAAGTTCATCCAGATGCGAAGACCCTTCTTGGAGCGCAGAGATCTCATCATCCAGCATATCCCGGGCTTCTGGGTCAAAGCA TTCCTCAACCACCCCAAAATTTCAATCTTGATCAACCAACGTGATGAAGACATTTTCCGCTACTTGACCAATCTGCAG GTACAGGATCTCAGACATATCTCCATGGGCTACAAAATGAAGCTGTACTTCCAGACAAACCCTTACTTCACAAATATGGTAATTGTCAAGGAGTTCCAGCGCAACCGCTCGG GCCGGCTAGTGTCTCACTCCACCCCAATTCGCTGGCACCGGGGCCAGGAACCCCAGGCCCACAGGCACAGGAACCAGGACGCCAGCCACAGCTTCTTCAGCTGGTTCTCAAACCATAGCCTCCCAGAGGCCGACAGGATTGCTGAG ATTATCAAGAATGACCTGTGGGTTAACCCTGTGCGTTACTACATGATGGGAGAAGGGGGCTACAGGGCAAGcagaaagaagcaagaaaaggaagaaag GCTTCCCTACAGTAAAAACATGGATGAATGTGAGGTGGTGATCGTGGAAGACTCCGATGACTATCACATCATGGAAGACATCATTGGCGACACCTCAGACAGTGATGGTATCACCGACAATGAGACCATTCATGACATCAAGATCTCTGACTTCATGGAGACCACTGACTGCTTCGAGACCACTGACAACGAGATAACTGACATCAGTGAGAGCCTCTGTGACAGTGAGTGCCCTGACCACAATGAGAGCCTTGACAATGAGACCACCGACAACAATGAGAGCCCTGATGACAATGAAACCACTGATAACAATGAGAGCGCTGATGACAATGAGACCACTGACAACAATGAGAGTACTGATGACAACCATGAGAGTCCTGATGACAATGAGAACCCCGATGACAACAGTGAGAACCCTGAAGACAACACCGATGACAATGAAGAGAACCCTGAAGACAACGAAGAGAACATTGATGACAATGAGGAGAACGCTGATGGTGACGAGAATCCCAACGGCGATGATGAGAATCCCAAAGGGGGCAAccacagcagcaacagcaacaaccagGACAGCAGCGACAGTGATAATGAAGGGGACAATGAGGGCAGTGATATTGAAGACAACGATGGCAACGAAGGTGACAATGAAGGTAGTGATGATGACGGCAACGAAGGTGACAATGAAGgcagtgatgatgatgacagaGACATTGAGTACTACGAAAATGACATTGAAGACTTTGGCAGGGATCACCGTAACAGCACCAACCGGGATGACTATGAAGACGAGGTAGAGAACATCTCCGAATCAGAATCATCagtggaggaagaagaagaggagggcaGTGAGGAAG GCAGCGATCAAGAAGGTGAGTACAGCGAGGACGAGGAAGGAatcgaggaggaggaagaaggaatagAAGACTCAGAAGGAGGGGAAGACTCAGAAGATTCGGACATGGAGGAGGTGCTTCAGGTCCAAAACCCTTGGGCCAACCTGGGGAAGAGGGGCAAAACAGGATAA
- the TSPYL2 gene encoding testis-specific Y-encoded-like protein 2 isoform X2 gives MDRPDEGPPAKARRLSSSEPPLDELPPPPPPPPPPLLRLPLPPPQQRPRLREETEAAQVLADMRGVGLGPALPPPPPYVILEEGGIRAYFTLGAGGPGWEPAIESGYGGAPPPTESLETLSPSEVSGGSLEIDFQVTEPSSFAGEKALETCGAGGRGYQRLAGLRGREETVIIVEDDDEDEKESVRKRRRRRRRKPRKVKKESREKNAEKIECILQALENIQLDLEAVNIKAGKAFLRLKRKFIQMRRPFLERRDLIIQHIPGFWVKAFLNHPKISILINQRDEDIFRYLTNLQVQDLRHISMGYKMKLYFQTNPYFTNMVIVKEFQRNRSGRLVSHSTPIRWHRGQEPQAHRHRNQDASHSFFSWFSNHSLPEADRIAEIIKNDLWVNPVRYYMMGEGGYRASRKKQEKEESKNMDECEVVIVEDSDDYHIMEDIIGDTSDSDGITDNETIHDIKISDFMETTDCFETTDNEITDISESLCDSECPDHNESLDNETTDNNESPDDNETTDNNESADDNETTDNNESTDDNHESPDDNENPDDNSENPEDNTDDNEENPEDNEENIDDNEENADGDENPNGDDENPKGGNHSSNSNNQDSSDSDNEGDNEGSDIEDNDGNEGDNEGSDDDGNEGDNEGSDDDDRDIEYYENDIEDFGRDHRNSTNRDDYEDEVENISESESSVEEEEEEGSEEGSDQEGEYSEDEEGIEEEEEGIEDSEGGEDSEDSDMEEVLQVQNPWANLGKRGKTG, from the exons ATGGACCGCCCGGATGAGGGGCCCCCGGCCAAGGCCCGCCGCCTCAGTAGCTCCGAGCCCCCTCTGGAcgagctgccgccgccgccgccgccgcctccgccgcctctcCTGCGCCTTCCCCTGCCTCCACCTCAGCAGCGCCCGAGGCTCCGGGAGGAAACCGAGGCGGCACAGGTGCTGGCTGACATGAGGGGGGTGGGACTGGGCCCCGCTCTGCCCCCGCCGCCGCCCTATGTCATTCTGGAGGAGGGGGGTATCCGCGCGTACTTcaccctgggggctgggggtcccGGCTGGGAGCCCGCGATCGAGTCAGGATACGGGGGGGCGCCGCCTCCCACGGAGAGCCTGgaaactctctctccctcggaGGTTTCGGGGGGAAGCCTGGAGATTGACTTCCAGGTGACGGAGCCCAGCAGCTTTGCAGGAGAGAAGGCCCTAGAAACCTGTGGCGCAGGGGGGCGGGGGTACCAGAGGTTAGCCGGtctgagagggagggaagagaccGTCATCATCGTGGAAGACGACGacgaagatgaaaaggaaagtgtgaggaagaggaggaggaggaggaggaggaagcccaGGAAGGTGAAGAaggaaagcagagagaagaaCGCCGAGAAGATAGAGTGCATCCTGCAGGCGCTGGAAAACATTCAGCTGGACCTGGAGGCGGTGAATATCAAGGCGGGCAAGGCCTTCCTCCGTCTCAAGCGCAAGTTCATCCAGATGCGAAGACCCTTCTTGGAGCGCAGAGATCTCATCATCCAGCATATCCCGGGCTTCTGGGTCAAAGCA TTCCTCAACCACCCCAAAATTTCAATCTTGATCAACCAACGTGATGAAGACATTTTCCGCTACTTGACCAATCTGCAG GTACAGGATCTCAGACATATCTCCATGGGCTACAAAATGAAGCTGTACTTCCAGACAAACCCTTACTTCACAAATATGGTAATTGTCAAGGAGTTCCAGCGCAACCGCTCGG GCCGGCTAGTGTCTCACTCCACCCCAATTCGCTGGCACCGGGGCCAGGAACCCCAGGCCCACAGGCACAGGAACCAGGACGCCAGCCACAGCTTCTTCAGCTGGTTCTCAAACCATAGCCTCCCAGAGGCCGACAGGATTGCTGAG ATTATCAAGAATGACCTGTGGGTTAACCCTGTGCGTTACTACATGATGGGAGAAGGGGGCTACAGGGCAAGcagaaagaagcaagaaaaggaagaaag TAAAAACATGGATGAATGTGAGGTGGTGATCGTGGAAGACTCCGATGACTATCACATCATGGAAGACATCATTGGCGACACCTCAGACAGTGATGGTATCACCGACAATGAGACCATTCATGACATCAAGATCTCTGACTTCATGGAGACCACTGACTGCTTCGAGACCACTGACAACGAGATAACTGACATCAGTGAGAGCCTCTGTGACAGTGAGTGCCCTGACCACAATGAGAGCCTTGACAATGAGACCACCGACAACAATGAGAGCCCTGATGACAATGAAACCACTGATAACAATGAGAGCGCTGATGACAATGAGACCACTGACAACAATGAGAGTACTGATGACAACCATGAGAGTCCTGATGACAATGAGAACCCCGATGACAACAGTGAGAACCCTGAAGACAACACCGATGACAATGAAGAGAACCCTGAAGACAACGAAGAGAACATTGATGACAATGAGGAGAACGCTGATGGTGACGAGAATCCCAACGGCGATGATGAGAATCCCAAAGGGGGCAAccacagcagcaacagcaacaaccagGACAGCAGCGACAGTGATAATGAAGGGGACAATGAGGGCAGTGATATTGAAGACAACGATGGCAACGAAGGTGACAATGAAGGTAGTGATGATGACGGCAACGAAGGTGACAATGAAGgcagtgatgatgatgacagaGACATTGAGTACTACGAAAATGACATTGAAGACTTTGGCAGGGATCACCGTAACAGCACCAACCGGGATGACTATGAAGACGAGGTAGAGAACATCTCCGAATCAGAATCATCagtggaggaagaagaagaggagggcaGTGAGGAAG GCAGCGATCAAGAAGGTGAGTACAGCGAGGACGAGGAAGGAatcgaggaggaggaagaaggaatagAAGACTCAGAAGGAGGGGAAGACTCAGAAGATTCGGACATGGAGGAGGTGCTTCAGGTCCAAAACCCTTGGGCCAACCTGGGGAAGAGGGGCAAAACAGGATAA